TACATTCAGGAATTAAGGCATTTGATGTATATGGACATGGGTGACATTACTGCTCAAATTAGGAATGATTTTAAAGAAGGAAAACTTAACGAAACTCAAGAAATGATGCTTAAGCCTAGAGCTGCGGAGTATTTGTTTGACTTAGAAGCTGACCCATGGGAATTAAATAATTTGGCAGAAAATAAGGACTACAAAGCCGTATTAGCAGACTTTAGAACTAAGCTAAAAGCCAATATTCTTAAAGAGCAAGATGTTTTGTTTTTGCCCGAACATGAAATTGATAAAATATCTCAGAACGGAACGGCCTATGAGTATAGATTAGACAAGGCTAAATATCCTTTAGAAGAAATATATGAACTAGCAGGCTTGGCTGGGTTTAAAGACAAAGGAACATTGAAAAAGCAATTGAAAGCCTTAAAGTCTGAAAATGAATTTGTCAGGTATTGGGCATTGATGGGTTTGAAGTCGCAGGGAAATAAAACTTTCGATAACCTACTTTTAAGTGTTTTGGATGATCGTTATGAGCCTAATGCTATTTTGGCGGCAGCTATGATTTATGAAATAAATGGGAGCGAACTGGCAAAGGCGGTTTTGACCAAAGCAATAAACAGCCCACACGACCATATCAGCAATTTGGCCATTCAGCAAATTATGTATCAGCCAAACGGCAGTGATTTTACCGAAATAGTAGCAGATTTTGATGCAGAACAAAAGAAGTTAAAGGGCAAGGATAGGCTTTTCAATGCTGATCGCTCGGCTACTATGTTCAAATATGTGCTTTCCGGCGGAGTGATTTCTGAGAATTAAGACTTGGATTGATTAAATTCGTCCAAACATATTCAACCAAAATGAAAAATAATCTTAACCGCCGTGATTTTCTTAAATCATCGGCCATTGCATCTAGTTTCTTTATTCTGCCAAGACATGTCTTAGGAAAAGGCTTTTTAGCTCCGAGCGACATGGTTAATATGGCTTTTATAGGCTGTGGTAAACAAAGTAATGGACTGCAAAGTCGTTTTCACGAAACTGGTCAGGTCAATATTGTGGCTGCTGCAGACCCGCACCGCCTAAAACTGGAAAGGTTTACGAAAAACCTGACGAAACTGGTCAAGAAATCTAGTTTAGACACTTCGTTTAAAGCTTATGAAGACTACCGACAAATTATAGAAGACAAATCTATTGACAGCGTGGTGGTGGTTACGCCAGACCATTGGCATGCCGCTATGACGGTGAAAGCCGCCGAAGCGGGAAAAGACATTTATTGCGAAAAACCTTTAGCTCTTACCGTGAAAGAAGGTAGAGCCATGGTTAAAGCAGTAAGAAAAAACAACAGAGTTTTACAGACCGGCAGCATGCAGCGTTCTTGGCCTGAATTTCTAAGAACAGCAGAGCTGATTAGAAACGGTTATCTAGGTGAGATAAAGGAGATTTTTGTAAATGTGGGTAATCCACCAAAGGACATTGATTTTGTGGCACAGCCTTTACCAAATCACCTTAACTGGGATTTATGGATGGG
This sequence is a window from Arcticibacterium luteifluviistationis. Protein-coding genes within it:
- a CDS encoding Gfo/Idh/MocA family protein, producing the protein MKNNLNRRDFLKSSAIASSFFILPRHVLGKGFLAPSDMVNMAFIGCGKQSNGLQSRFHETGQVNIVAAADPHRLKLERFTKNLTKLVKKSSLDTSFKAYEDYRQIIEDKSIDSVVVVTPDHWHAAMTVKAAEAGKDIYCEKPLALTVKEGRAMVKAVRKNNRVLQTGSMQRSWPEFLRTAELIRNGYLGEIKEIFVNVGNPPKDIDFVAQPLPNHLNWDLWMGPNTDKTPYNELLAPTLENDFWALWREYKPFGGGYITDWGAHMFDIVQWALDMDNSGPVKVSAPLSKNMSGDIRGLKYTYKNGITVTHKDFGKNNGIRFIGSEGTLDVQRKKLEEPDNLKKVVIKETDIRLKHPENHYIDFINSMRSRELPICDVEIGHRTSSMCNIGNIAYELGAELDWNPKKETFKNNAAANALLGREMRAEHGIII